The Kordia sp. SMS9 genome window below encodes:
- a CDS encoding enoyl-ACP reductase, which produces MGYNLLKGKKGIIFGALDENSIAWKTAERVHEEGGTFVLTNAPIAMRMGKIKDLAEKTGSEIIPADATNEEDIQNLVEKSMEILGGKIDFVLHSIGMSVNVRKGRHYTDLKYDWLTKGWDVSAVSFHKVMQTLYKADAMSEWGSIVALTYMAAQRTFPDYNDMADNKAYLESIARSFGYFFGKDKKVRVNTISQSPTPTTAGQGVKGFDGFISYAEKMSPLGNATALDCANYTVTLFSDLTKRVTMQNLYNDGGFSNTGVSQEVIERFTEE; this is translated from the coding sequence ATGGGTTACAACTTATTAAAAGGAAAAAAAGGAATCATATTTGGTGCTTTAGACGAAAATTCTATTGCGTGGAAAACTGCCGAACGTGTGCATGAAGAAGGAGGAACGTTTGTATTGACAAACGCGCCTATTGCGATGCGTATGGGAAAAATAAAGGACTTAGCAGAGAAAACAGGTTCAGAAATCATTCCTGCTGATGCTACGAATGAAGAAGACATTCAAAACCTCGTAGAAAAATCTATGGAAATCTTAGGTGGGAAAATTGACTTCGTATTGCATTCTATCGGAATGTCTGTCAATGTTCGTAAAGGAAGACACTACACAGATTTAAAATACGATTGGCTGACCAAAGGTTGGGATGTGTCTGCGGTTTCTTTTCACAAAGTAATGCAAACTTTATACAAAGCTGACGCGATGAGCGAGTGGGGAAGTATTGTAGCGTTGACGTATATGGCGGCGCAACGTACATTTCCAGATTACAACGATATGGCAGATAACAAAGCCTATTTAGAATCTATTGCACGTAGTTTTGGGTATTTCTTTGGAAAAGATAAAAAAGTACGTGTCAACACCATTTCACAATCGCCAACGCCAACAACGGCAGGACAAGGTGTAAAAGGTTTTGACGGATTCATCTCGTATGCAGAAAAAATGTCGCCACTTGGAAATGCTACGGCATTAGATTGCGCCAACTACACTGTGACACTATTCTCTGATTTAACGAAGCGTGTTACCATGCAAAACTTATACAACGATGGTGGATTCTCTAACACAGGAGTCAGTCAAGAAGTGATTGAAAGATTCACAGAAGAATAA
- a CDS encoding glycosyltransferase family 2 protein, with product MQITFSIVVPVYNRPDEVAELLESISKQTFQEDVEVVIVEDGSTLPAKDVVAPYTDSLNISYYFKPNSGPGDSRNYGMKRAKGNYYLIFDSDCILPPQYLSEVSKALENKYVDCFGGPDAAHSSFTDIQKAISYAMTSLLTTGGIRGRKKAVNKFQPRSFNMGISKAAFEATQGFGQIHPGEDPDLTIRIWNAGYETLLIPEAYVYHKRRISWKKFYIQVNKFGMVRPILNSWHPETAKLTYWFPTLFCVGLLVSIVLSIFFVFHWFLIGYAVYFSILLLDAFRTTKSVKIAILSIIAVCIQFYGYGVGFLKSTIALKLFKQKPEECFPKLFFKK from the coding sequence ATGCAAATAACATTTTCCATTGTGGTTCCTGTATACAACAGACCAGATGAAGTAGCAGAACTATTAGAAAGTATTTCTAAACAAACCTTTCAAGAAGATGTTGAAGTGGTTATTGTAGAAGATGGTTCTACGCTACCCGCAAAAGATGTGGTAGCTCCGTATACAGATTCGCTAAACATTAGCTATTACTTCAAACCAAATTCAGGACCTGGCGATTCACGCAATTATGGAATGAAACGCGCCAAAGGAAACTATTATCTTATCTTTGATTCAGACTGTATTTTACCACCGCAATATTTATCAGAAGTTTCAAAAGCATTAGAAAACAAGTATGTTGATTGTTTTGGTGGACCAGATGCAGCACATAGTTCCTTCACAGACATACAAAAAGCAATCAGCTATGCAATGACTTCACTTTTAACTACAGGTGGAATTCGTGGCAGAAAAAAGGCAGTCAATAAATTTCAACCAAGAAGTTTCAATATGGGCATTTCTAAAGCAGCCTTTGAAGCCACACAAGGTTTTGGACAAATTCACCCAGGAGAAGATCCTGATCTCACCATTCGCATTTGGAACGCGGGTTACGAAACACTACTCATTCCAGAAGCGTATGTGTATCACAAACGTAGAATTTCTTGGAAAAAATTTTATATTCAAGTCAATAAGTTTGGAATGGTGCGTCCAATACTAAACTCGTGGCATCCGGAAACGGCAAAACTTACGTATTGGTTTCCTACGTTATTTTGTGTTGGTTTACTAGTTTCTATAGTATTGAGCATATTTTTTGTTTTTCATTGGTTTTTAATAGGATATGCTGTATATTTTAGTATCCTATTGCTAGATGCTTTCCGAACAACGAAAAGTGTCAAAATTGCGATATTATCCATCATTGCGGTGTGTATTCAATTTTATGGCTATGGTGTTGGATTTCTAAAATCGACCATCGCACTAAAACTATTTAAACAAAAACCTGAAGAATGCTTTCCGAAGCTCTTCTTTAAAAAATAA
- a CDS encoding T9SS type A sorting domain-containing protein, translated as MKKITLKLFMIMCFLGTYIGVSQTLNQAASWPNAGWTLSGTYTAGGLLSDPTGAGTSFTWDDDAAGNGSADDIIATSPVIDLTAANGAGETWITINSEFTYRALGGDVLIIETYDADAMTWSTLYTFAGNATVNDFQTCANTQAYTTPVLDISGFTPTQLSGFQYRISYDDQGGWQWGWCVTSPTITSAAPPSCIDPSMLTATNITDTTADLGWTEGGTATAWDVEILTSGTMPTGTPTASGVMNPYGATGLTADTAYDFYVRADCGVAGTSAWVGPFTFSTACTSIPAPYTEDFETFTPAVDAAFAAENCWTGSNTGGSYFWESAAGTDAGSGGTGPSPTITTGNYFYTEASGASNGDVAELVSPLVDLSGLTAPALTFNYHMFGVQIGTLDVIVNGTTNVWTLSGQQQGTDITAWELAVVDLAAYAGQSITITFRGTAVGTFEGDIAIDNVSFTELPACSVPNALTATMITDTSADLGWTENGTATVWDVEIVDITGGGMATGTPTASGVTNPYSAMGLTQNNDYAFYVRSDCGGGTFSGWAGPFNFSTLETCPTPSALTATNIMETTADLGWTENGTATTWNIEIVDLTAGGMATGTPTASGVMTNPYNATGLVGDNSYEFYVQADCGVDGTSAWAGPFAFATPYVAVPPSCSNGIFLDSGGQSGDYGINENITYTICPDMAGDGVNVEFTFFSAENNGATACWDGMTIYDGPDNMSPTIDSPNGSLWCWDRNDTPAVGSGDLQGMTITSTDASGCLTFVFTSDGSVTRPGWTANVTCTPLSIESAEVRGFIHYVDTVENTFVVNAQSTISAIEVYNLVGQIITTSKPNAPAGQANLGSVKNGVYFARVTLENGRTSVVKFVK; from the coding sequence ATGAAAAAAATTACACTTAAACTTTTTATGATTATGTGTTTTTTGGGAACCTATATTGGTGTCTCTCAAACATTGAATCAAGCCGCAAGTTGGCCTAACGCAGGTTGGACACTTTCAGGTACATACACCGCAGGTGGATTGTTATCTGATCCGACAGGAGCAGGTACCTCATTTACATGGGATGATGATGCTGCAGGAAATGGCTCTGCGGACGACATTATTGCTACATCACCAGTAATCGATCTTACTGCTGCAAATGGAGCTGGAGAAACGTGGATCACTATCAACAGTGAATTCACATACAGAGCCCTTGGAGGCGATGTATTGATTATTGAAACGTATGATGCAGACGCAATGACATGGTCTACATTATATACGTTTGCAGGTAATGCTACAGTAAATGATTTTCAAACATGTGCTAACACACAAGCATACACTACACCAGTACTTGATATTTCTGGATTTACTCCTACACAATTATCTGGATTTCAATATCGTATTTCGTATGACGACCAAGGTGGTTGGCAATGGGGATGGTGTGTAACCTCACCTACAATTACATCGGCAGCACCGCCATCATGTATTGATCCTTCTATGTTAACTGCAACAAACATCACAGATACTACAGCTGATTTAGGATGGACTGAAGGAGGAACTGCTACAGCATGGGATGTAGAAATTTTAACTAGTGGTACCATGCCAACAGGAACACCAACGGCTTCTGGCGTAATGAATCCTTACGGAGCTACAGGACTTACAGCTGATACAGCATACGATTTTTATGTAAGAGCTGATTGTGGTGTAGCTGGAACATCTGCTTGGGTAGGACCATTCACATTCTCAACAGCGTGTACATCAATTCCAGCACCATATACAGAAGATTTTGAAACATTTACACCAGCAGTAGATGCTGCATTTGCAGCAGAAAACTGTTGGACAGGAAGTAACACAGGAGGATCTTACTTTTGGGAATCTGCAGCTGGTACAGATGCAGGGTCAGGAGGAACAGGCCCATCACCAACGATTACTACTGGAAATTACTTTTATACAGAAGCATCAGGAGCAAGTAACGGAGACGTAGCTGAATTAGTTTCTCCATTGGTAGATTTATCAGGATTAACTGCACCTGCATTGACGTTTAACTATCACATGTTTGGTGTACAAATAGGTACTTTAGATGTAATTGTTAATGGAACAACAAATGTTTGGACATTATCAGGTCAGCAACAAGGAACTGATATTACAGCATGGGAATTAGCTGTAGTTGATTTAGCTGCGTATGCAGGACAATCTATTACTATTACATTCAGAGGAACTGCAGTAGGTACTTTTGAAGGAGATATTGCTATTGATAATGTATCATTTACGGAATTACCAGCATGTTCAGTGCCGAATGCGCTAACTGCTACTATGATTACAGATACATCAGCTGATTTAGGATGGACAGAAAACGGAACAGCTACAGTTTGGGATGTTGAAATCGTGGATATTACTGGTGGCGGAATGGCTACAGGAACACCAACGGCTTCAGGAGTTACAAATCCTTACTCAGCAATGGGGCTTACACAAAACAATGATTATGCTTTTTATGTAAGATCTGATTGTGGTGGAGGAACATTCTCTGGTTGGGCTGGACCTTTTAACTTTTCAACACTTGAAACTTGCCCTACACCATCAGCGTTAACAGCAACCAATATTATGGAAACTACGGCTGATTTAGGCTGGACAGAAAACGGAACTGCAACCACTTGGAATATAGAGATCGTAGACCTAACTGCTGGAGGAATGGCAACAGGAACGCCAACTGCTTCTGGAGTAATGACGAATCCATACAACGCAACAGGTTTAGTAGGCGATAATAGCTATGAATTTTATGTGCAAGCTGATTGTGGAGTCGATGGAACATCTGCATGGGCAGGACCATTTGCATTTGCTACACCTTATGTAGCAGTACCACCATCTTGTTCTAATGGAATCTTCTTAGATTCAGGAGGACAATCAGGTGATTATGGTATTAACGAAAATATTACCTATACAATTTGTCCAGATATGGCTGGTGATGGTGTAAATGTTGAATTTACGTTCTTCTCTGCTGAAAACAATGGTGCTACTGCATGTTGGGATGGTATGACCATCTATGATGGACCAGATAATATGTCACCAACAATTGATTCACCAAATGGGTCACTTTGGTGCTGGGATAGAAATGATACACCAGCGGTAGGATCAGGTGACTTGCAAGGAATGACAATTACGTCCACAGATGCATCAGGATGTTTAACATTTGTATTTACATCTGACGGATCAGTAACACGTCCAGGATGGACCGCTAATGTAACATGTACTCCTTTATCAATAGAATCTGCAGAAGTAAGAGGTTTTATTCACTATGTAGATACGGTAGAAAATACGTTTGTGGTAAATGCACAAAGTACTATCAGTGCTATTGAAGTATACAACTTAGTTGGACAAATCATTACAACTTCTAAGCCTAATGCTCCAGCAGGACAAGCAAACTTAGGTTCCGTTAAAAATGGCGTATACTTTGCAAGAGTAACCTTAGAAAATGGAAGAACTTCAGTAGTAAAATTTGTGAAGTAA
- a CDS encoding FG-GAP-like repeat-containing protein, producing MKRQLHLFFSYLLFIYCFQQLNAQAYFENHATVAGVDDHSGTIFLGAGISFCDFNNDGWDDITIATQSGDPLKIYKNNGNGTYSLETSLVPNNNSQQKQVIWVDFDNDGDKDLYLSSNADGSRLYRNNGNALSDITSASGLPLAVQDNFGSSWGDYNNDGFLDVFLCNREINNGPQPNYLYKNNGDGTFTNVSAAAGIDSGSHLSFCSAFFDYNNDGWQDIYMANDKTNTTNILYKNNGDGTFTDVSEVSGTNLAIDAMSVTIADVDGDTFFDIYVTNGVPGNYFLRNNGDGTFSNIASGSGTMFQSVAWGAVFLDAENDGDLDLYVSGSLDGAVPSLLSAAYYSNNNDGTFSILGTSGFQNDTSESYANAIGDTDNDGFPEIIVNNNGGDDIFLWKNQTTSTNNWLKVNLEGVISNRQGIGATIELRSQAESQYRYTVCGEGYIAQNSGTEFFGIGANTTIDYVKVTWLGGAQDILYNVTPNQTLNILEGSSPLNTEEFQEKNKIQVYPNPTTGKIWVQTTSNKSFQYILFDSRGVHVKRGKIDAQNSIDMATLSSGYYTLKIFNEKEVYNKKIMLK from the coding sequence ATGAAAAGACAATTACACCTATTCTTTTCGTACCTATTATTTATATATTGCTTTCAACAGCTAAATGCACAAGCCTATTTTGAAAACCATGCTACAGTAGCAGGAGTGGACGATCATAGTGGCACTATTTTTCTTGGTGCAGGAATTTCTTTTTGCGACTTCAATAATGATGGTTGGGATGATATTACCATTGCCACGCAAAGCGGCGATCCTTTAAAAATTTACAAAAACAATGGAAATGGTACGTATTCGTTAGAAACTTCTTTGGTGCCTAATAACAATTCGCAACAAAAACAAGTCATTTGGGTTGACTTTGACAACGATGGTGACAAAGACTTATATCTGTCAAGTAATGCCGATGGAAGTCGTTTGTATAGAAATAATGGAAACGCTCTTTCTGATATTACAAGTGCATCTGGTTTGCCGCTGGCGGTACAAGATAATTTTGGCTCCTCTTGGGGCGACTATAATAATGATGGCTTTTTAGATGTATTTCTATGCAATCGGGAAATAAACAACGGCCCACAACCAAACTATCTTTACAAAAACAATGGCGACGGAACATTTACCAATGTCAGCGCTGCTGCGGGAATAGACAGCGGAAGTCATTTATCATTTTGTTCTGCATTTTTCGATTACAATAATGATGGATGGCAAGATATTTATATGGCAAATGACAAAACAAACACCACAAACATTCTGTACAAAAATAATGGTGACGGTACATTTACGGATGTAAGTGAAGTATCAGGAACAAATCTTGCTATTGATGCTATGTCAGTAACTATAGCTGATGTTGATGGCGATACTTTTTTTGATATATACGTAACAAATGGAGTTCCGGGAAACTATTTTTTACGGAATAATGGTGACGGAACCTTCTCAAATATTGCATCAGGCTCAGGAACCATGTTTCAAAGTGTGGCTTGGGGAGCTGTATTTTTAGATGCTGAAAACGACGGTGATTTAGACTTATATGTAAGTGGATCTTTAGATGGAGCTGTTCCTAGTTTACTATCAGCAGCATATTACTCCAACAATAATGACGGAACCTTTAGCATCTTAGGAACTTCAGGATTTCAAAATGATACCAGTGAAAGCTATGCAAATGCTATTGGTGATACAGATAATGATGGTTTTCCAGAAATCATTGTAAACAATAACGGTGGCGATGATATCTTTTTATGGAAAAATCAAACCACATCTACCAATAACTGGTTAAAAGTAAATTTAGAAGGAGTCATAAGCAATCGTCAAGGTATTGGAGCAACGATTGAACTCAGAAGTCAAGCAGAATCGCAATACAGATACACGGTCTGTGGCGAAGGATACATTGCACAAAACTCAGGAACAGAATTCTTTGGAATAGGTGCAAATACTACAATTGATTATGTAAAAGTTACCTGGTTAGGTGGCGCACAAGATATACTCTATAATGTTACGCCAAATCAAACGTTAAACATCTTAGAAGGAAGTAGTCCTTTAAACACCGAAGAATTTCAAGAAAAAAATAAAATACAAGTATATCCTAATCCAACCACGGGAAAAATTTGGGTACAAACTACTTCAAACAAATCGTTTCAATACATACTTTTTGACAGTAGAGGCGTACACGTAAAAAGAGGAAAAATAGACGCACAAAATTCAATTGATATGGCAACATTATCTTCAGGGTATTATACCCTTAAAATTTTCAACGAAAAAGAGGTATATAACAAAAAAATAATGTTAAAATAA
- the coaE gene encoding dephospho-CoA kinase (Dephospho-CoA kinase (CoaE) performs the final step in coenzyme A biosynthesis.) translates to MIVGLTGGIGSGKTTIANMFHELGVSIYIADVEAKKLMNASKEIKEELMAAFGAKTYVDGELNRSYLSNIVFNQPEKLQQINAIVHPRVGQHFKDWYAARSKETYIIKEAAILFENGSYQQCDKIITVVAPLETRFQRLLKRDQTTREAIQSRMDNQWTDAKKIALSDYVIHNEDLEKAKEQVAKIHQEISLLRSKI, encoded by the coding sequence ATGATTGTAGGACTTACAGGCGGCATTGGCAGCGGAAAAACCACCATTGCAAACATGTTTCATGAATTGGGCGTTTCTATCTATATTGCGGATGTTGAAGCGAAAAAGCTGATGAATGCTTCTAAGGAAATCAAAGAAGAACTGATGGCTGCTTTTGGTGCAAAAACCTATGTTGATGGAGAACTCAACCGAAGTTATTTGTCAAACATTGTATTCAATCAGCCAGAAAAACTTCAACAAATCAACGCCATTGTGCATCCGCGTGTTGGTCAGCATTTTAAAGATTGGTATGCGGCTCGAAGCAAAGAAACCTATATTATAAAAGAAGCAGCGATTCTTTTTGAAAATGGTTCTTACCAACAATGCGATAAAATCATCACAGTAGTCGCGCCCTTAGAAACACGTTTTCAACGTTTGCTAAAGAGAGACCAAACCACACGGGAAGCCATTCAAAGTCGCATGGACAATCAGTGGACTGATGCCAAAAAAATAGCACTTTCTGATTATGTAATTCACAACGAAGACTTGGAAAAAGCAAAAGAACAAGTCGCTAAAATTCATCAAGAAATATCGCTGTTACGCTCGAAAATCTGA
- a CDS encoding fibronectin type III domain-containing protein, which translates to MKKTTIKIFCIMFFVCTYLGFSQTLNQNAMWPNPAWSLTGTYNADPSALEADPTVTANFAFDDDDAGNGSDDDIAAESPVIDLTAAFMAGETWITVSGNLVYNYNNDDILQFEYWDADASTWNVFSGPIDADTATPPTNNFCAGTSEAYTTDVLNIVGFTPTQLSGFRYRIYFDDLVGGPGFEWGFCFDAPTITSATPPSCPDPSMLMAANITDTTADLSWTESGSATAWDIEVVTTGTPPTGTPTATAVTNPYTLTGLTENTEYDYYVRANCGVDGTSAFIGPFTFRTACAAIAAPYTENFETFTTGGAAFIFENCWTGTGGGYYWESAPGTDNGSAGTGPDPTITTGNYFYTEASNGSSGDTTELISPLIDLTALAAPALTFNYHMFGVQIGTLDVLVNGTTNVWSLSGEQQASATAPWELAVVNLSAYAGQTITVTFRGTSAGTFEGDISIDNIAFTELPSCAAPNALTATNIDGFSADLGWTENGTATVWNIELVDITGGGTATGTPTASGITTNPYSATGLETTNDYEFYVQADCGVDGTSAWVGPFAFSTTVACPEPTALTATNILTTSADLGWTAGGSETLWDVEIVDITGGGTATGTPTATGVANPYSATGLTDDNTYEFYVRADCGGNGTSTWAGPFTFTTACNALVAPYTEDFETFTTGGSAFTNENCWTGTGGTYYWESAPGTDAGSGGTGPSPTITTGNYFYTEASAGASGDTTDLISPLVDLSGLTVPALIFNYHMYGGQIGTLDVLVNGTTNVWTLSGEQQTSDTAPWELAVVDLSAFAGQTISVTFRGTSAGTFEGDISIDNVSFTEFPACATPNALNATNLTDTAADLGWTENGTATAWDIEIVDITGSGMATGTPTVSGVMNPYTATGLTQNNDYCFYVRADCGGGTFSAWAGPFCFTTLETCPAPSALTATNIMETSADLGWTENGTSTLWNIEIVDITAGGTVTGTATDEGVTTNPFTATGLVGDNSYEFYVQADCGVDGVSAWAGPFSFSTPYVAVPPDCTNGIFLDSGGQSGNYGISENITYTICPDMAGEAVTVEFTFFSLENNGATGCWDGLTIHDGPDNMAATIDSPNGPLWCWDRNDMPAEGSGDLQGMMITSSDASGCLTFVFTSDTSVTRPGWTANVTCGPLSVESAEVRGFVHYVNTNNNSFVVNSQSIIESIEVYNLVGQTITRVEPNASEGAAFLTSARNGVYFARVTLENGRTSVVKFVK; encoded by the coding sequence ATGAAAAAAACTACAATTAAAATTTTTTGTATAATGTTTTTTGTGTGTACCTATCTAGGTTTCTCACAAACATTAAATCAAAATGCAATGTGGCCAAATCCAGCTTGGTCGCTAACAGGAACTTACAATGCAGATCCTTCGGCTCTTGAGGCTGATCCTACGGTTACAGCAAACTTTGCCTTTGATGACGATGATGCTGGAAATGGAAGTGATGATGACATCGCTGCAGAATCACCAGTTATTGATTTAACAGCTGCATTCATGGCAGGAGAAACATGGATTACCGTGTCTGGAAACCTTGTTTACAATTATAATAATGACGACATTCTACAATTCGAATATTGGGATGCAGATGCAAGTACTTGGAATGTATTCAGTGGACCAATTGATGCTGACACAGCTACACCTCCAACAAATAATTTTTGTGCTGGTACTAGCGAAGCTTACACAACAGATGTTCTTAATATCGTAGGATTTACACCAACACAATTATCCGGATTTAGATACAGAATCTATTTTGACGATTTAGTAGGTGGACCAGGGTTTGAGTGGGGATTTTGTTTTGATGCTCCAACAATCACTTCGGCAACACCGCCATCATGTCCAGATCCATCTATGTTAATGGCAGCGAATATTACTGATACGACTGCAGATTTATCATGGACAGAAAGCGGATCAGCAACAGCATGGGATATTGAAGTTGTCACTACAGGAACACCTCCAACAGGTACACCAACAGCAACGGCAGTTACAAATCCATATACACTAACAGGTCTTACGGAAAATACAGAATACGACTATTATGTAAGAGCAAATTGCGGTGTTGACGGCACTTCTGCTTTTATTGGACCTTTTACATTCAGAACTGCTTGTGCAGCAATAGCAGCGCCTTACACGGAAAACTTTGAAACTTTTACGACAGGAGGTGCAGCATTTATATTCGAAAACTGCTGGACAGGAACAGGCGGCGGATACTATTGGGAATCTGCACCAGGAACTGATAATGGATCGGCCGGAACAGGACCAGACCCAACGATTACTACAGGAAATTATTTTTATACAGAAGCATCTAATGGATCTTCTGGAGACACTACAGAGTTAATCTCTCCGTTAATAGATTTAACAGCTCTTGCGGCACCAGCATTGACGTTTAACTATCACATGTTTGGTGTACAAATAGGAACTTTAGATGTATTGGTAAATGGAACAACAAATGTATGGTCTTTATCTGGAGAACAGCAAGCTAGTGCAACGGCTCCTTGGGAACTTGCAGTGGTAAACTTATCTGCGTATGCAGGGCAAACGATAACTGTTACTTTCAGAGGAACGAGCGCAGGAACATTTGAAGGAGATATCTCAATAGATAATATAGCATTTACAGAATTACCATCTTGTGCTGCGCCAAACGCACTCACAGCTACAAACATTGATGGTTTCTCTGCGGATTTAGGTTGGACAGAAAACGGAACAGCAACCGTATGGAATATCGAATTAGTTGATATCACTGGCGGTGGAACAGCAACAGGAACGCCAACAGCTTCAGGTATTACTACAAATCCTTACAGCGCGACTGGGTTAGAAACAACTAATGATTACGAATTTTATGTGCAAGCAGATTGTGGTGTTGATGGCACTTCCGCATGGGTTGGACCATTTGCATTTTCTACAACTGTAGCATGTCCAGAACCAACTGCTTTAACAGCAACTAATATATTAACTACATCTGCTGACTTAGGATGGACAGCCGGAGGTTCAGAAACCTTATGGGATGTTGAAATCGTTGATATCACAGGAGGTGGAACTGCTACAGGAACTCCAACAGCAACGGGAGTAGCAAACCCTTACTCTGCTACTGGCTTAACAGATGACAATACTTATGAATTCTATGTAAGAGCCGACTGTGGAGGTAATGGAACTTCTACATGGGCAGGACCATTTACCTTTACAACTGCATGTAATGCACTTGTGGCTCCATATACAGAAGATTTCGAAACATTTACAACAGGAGGTTCAGCTTTTACAAATGAAAACTGTTGGACAGGAACAGGTGGTACTTATTATTGGGAATCTGCTCCAGGAACGGATGCCGGTTCAGGAGGAACAGGACCATCACCAACTATTACTACTGGAAACTATTTTTACACAGAAGCATCAGCAGGAGCAAGTGGTGATACAACAGATTTAATATCTCCGTTAGTAGATTTATCTGGATTAACTGTACCAGCATTGATTTTTAACTATCACATGTATGGCGGACAAATAGGAACTCTAGATGTACTCGTAAATGGAACAACAAATGTTTGGACATTAAGTGGAGAACAACAAACATCTGATACAGCTCCTTGGGAATTGGCGGTAGTTGACTTATCTGCCTTTGCAGGTCAAACAATATCTGTGACATTCAGAGGAACAAGTGCAGGTACCTTTGAAGGAGACATTTCTATTGACAATGTATCTTTTACAGAATTCCCAGCATGTGCAACACCTAATGCTTTAAATGCAACAAACTTAACAGATACAGCTGCCGATTTAGGATGGACGGAAAACGGAACAGCTACAGCTTGGGACATAGAAATTGTGGATATAACTGGAAGCGGAATGGCTACAGGAACACCAACAGTTTCTGGAGTCATGAATCCTTACACAGCTACAGGACTCACACAAAATAATGATTATTGTTTTTATGTAAGAGCCGATTGTGGTGGAGGAACATTCTCAGCGTGGGCTGGACCATTCTGCTTTACAACATTGGAAACTTGTCCTGCACCATCAGCGTTGACAGCTACCAATATTATGGAAACTTCTGCTGATTTAGGTTGGACAGAAAACGGAACTTCAACTCTTTGGAACATCGAAATTGTTGACATCACTGCTGGCGGAACGGTAACTGGAACTGCCACTGATGAAGGAGTTACCACAAATCCGTTCACTGCAACAGGTTTAGTTGGAGATAATAGCTACGAGTTTTATGTACAGGCTGATTGTGGTGTAGATGGCGTATCTGCTTGGGCAGGACCGTTTTCTTTCAGTACACCTTATGTAGCTGTACCGCCAGATTGTACAAATGGTATCTTCTTAGATTCAGGAGGACAATCAGGTAACTACGGTATTAGTGAAAATATTACCTATACAATTTGTCCAGACATGGCAGGTGAAGCGGTAACAGTAGAATTTACATTCTTTTCTTTAGAAAACAATGGAGCTACTGGATGTTGGGATGGATTAACAATTCATGATGGGCCAGACAATATGGCTGCCACAATTGATTCACCTAATGGACCACTTTGGTGTTGGGATAGAAACGATATGCCAGCAGAAGGTTCAGGAGATTTACAAGGAATGATGATTACATCTTCAGACGCTTCTGGATGTTTAACATTTGTATTTACATCTGATACCTCAGTAACAAGACCAGGATGGACAGCAAATGTTACCTGTGGACCATTATCTGTAGAATCTGCTGAAGTGAGAGGTTTTGTACACTATGTAAACACAAACAATAATAGCTTTGTAGTAAACTCGCAAAGTATTATTGAGTCCATTGAAGTATATAACTTAGTTGGACAAACGATTACACGTGTAGAACCAAATGCATCTGAAGGTGCAGCATTCTTAACTTCTGCCAGAAACGGAGTGTACTTTGCAAGAGTAACCTTAGAAAATGGAAGAACTTCAGTCGTCAAATTCGTGAAGTAA